A section of the Gemmatimonadota bacterium genome encodes:
- a CDS encoding helical backbone metal receptor, with protein MRLPSVRGRRAIRALALALLAGACSEPPPPDEPIDIEALRRIVTDDAGYEHRMGRARDRVISLVPAITDFIVAFGESGRIIARTRYDEDPTLANLPSVGGGLDPSVERIVFLKPDLVIVWPDVGDRSVAARLEELGITVYQARVETIADARRHAIGVASLLGARPQANRWAAELDSTFARIGRDVEGKARPGVVYVASAAPPIVAGSGTFVDSLVTVAGGRNVFGSAPQPWPQMSMEAVARGRPDVVLVPSAGGIDSALRSGGWSVVSGRRVALDPTLFGRPGPRLGEAAQTLFQTLHPEPER; from the coding sequence ATGAGGCTGCCATCCGTCCGGGGAAGGCGCGCGATCCGCGCCCTGGCCCTGGCCCTGCTCGCCGGCGCGTGCTCCGAGCCGCCCCCACCCGATGAGCCCATCGACATCGAGGCGCTCCGGCGCATCGTGACCGACGACGCGGGCTACGAACACCGCATGGGGCGCGCCCGCGACCGGGTCATCTCGCTGGTCCCGGCCATCACGGACTTCATCGTGGCCTTCGGGGAGAGCGGGCGCATCATCGCCCGGACCCGCTACGACGAGGATCCCACCCTGGCCAACCTCCCTTCCGTGGGCGGCGGACTGGACCCCAGCGTCGAGCGCATCGTGTTCCTCAAGCCCGACCTGGTCATCGTCTGGCCCGACGTCGGGGATCGGTCGGTCGCGGCGCGGCTGGAGGAGCTGGGCATCACCGTCTATCAGGCCCGGGTGGAGACCATCGCCGACGCCCGGCGCCACGCCATCGGCGTCGCCTCCCTGCTGGGCGCCCGTCCCCAGGCCAACCGCTGGGCCGCGGAGCTGGATTCCACCTTCGCGCGCATCGGTCGGGACGTGGAAGGCAAGGCGCGGCCGGGCGTCGTCTACGTCGCCTCCGCGGCGCCGCCGATCGTCGCGGGCTCCGGGACGTTCGTGGACAGCCTGGTGACGGTGGCCGGCGGCCGGAACGTCTTCGGCTCCGCCCCCCAGCCCTGGCCGCAGATGAGCATGGAGGCCGTGGCCCGCGGGCGCCCGGACGTGGTCCTGGTCCCGAGCGCGGGGGGGATCGACTCAGCCCTGCGTAGCGGAGGCTGGAGCGTGGTGAGCGGCCGCCGGGTGGCGCTGGACCCGACGCTGTTCGGTCGCCCCGGACCCCGCCTCGGTGAGGCCGCGCAGACGCTCTTCCAGACGCTGCACCCGGAACCGGAGCGGTGA
- a CDS encoding iron ABC transporter permease, protein MIFRLVALTVAVAAVALLGLGIGASGLGLAGVLDVLRGTATGIDRDILLGIRAPRVVLAGLVGGSLGISGAVLQALLRNPLAEPFVLGVSGGAAVGAVLAIGLGGSFVPGLVPLSATVGALAATAAVLRIARAVGPALSPRVLILAGVVVSAFFNAIILLLLALSSTEGLRQALYWMMGNLSGASWGAVGMLAGFAAPALLWIVSQARPLNLLALGEEPALYLGVSVERTRTAALAVTSVLVGAAVAVSGIIGFVGLVIPHAFRLLWGSDHRLLLPASALGGAAFLIATDTVARTLVSPVELPTGVITALIGVPVFLLLLVRRGT, encoded by the coding sequence GTGATCTTCCGCCTGGTGGCGCTGACGGTCGCGGTCGCGGCCGTCGCTCTACTCGGACTCGGGATCGGAGCGAGCGGGCTGGGCCTGGCCGGCGTGCTGGATGTCCTCCGGGGCACCGCCACCGGGATCGACCGCGACATCCTCCTGGGGATCCGGGCTCCGCGGGTCGTGCTCGCCGGTCTGGTGGGGGGCTCGCTCGGGATCAGCGGCGCGGTCCTGCAGGCCCTGCTCCGCAACCCGCTGGCCGAGCCGTTCGTGCTGGGCGTCTCCGGTGGGGCGGCGGTGGGTGCGGTCCTGGCCATTGGGTTGGGCGGCTCGTTCGTGCCCGGCCTGGTCCCGCTCTCCGCGACGGTGGGCGCGCTGGCGGCCACGGCCGCCGTGCTCCGGATCGCCCGCGCGGTGGGGCCGGCGCTCAGCCCCCGCGTCCTGATCCTGGCCGGGGTGGTGGTCAGCGCCTTCTTCAACGCCATCATCCTGCTCCTGCTGGCCCTGTCCAGCACGGAGGGGCTCCGGCAGGCGCTCTACTGGATGATGGGCAACCTGTCGGGGGCCAGTTGGGGCGCCGTCGGCATGCTGGCGGGCTTTGCCGCCCCGGCGCTGTTGTGGATCGTCTCCCAGGCCCGTCCGCTCAACCTGCTGGCGCTGGGCGAGGAGCCCGCGCTCTACCTCGGCGTGTCCGTGGAGCGCACCCGTACCGCTGCGCTGGCGGTCACCTCGGTGCTGGTGGGCGCAGCGGTGGCCGTGAGCGGGATCATCGGCTTCGTGGGTCTGGTCATCCCGCACGCGTTCCGGCTGCTGTGGGGGAGCGATCACCGCCTGCTGCTGCCGGCCTCGGCGCTCGGCGGGGCGGCCTTCCTGATCGCCACGGACACGGTGGCACGCACGCTCGTCTCCCCGGTCGAGCTGCCCACGGGCGTCATCACGGCCCTCATCGGCGTGCCGGTCTTCCTTCTGCTGCTGGTCCGGAGGGGCACGTGA
- a CDS encoding ABC transporter ATP-binding protein, with protein sequence MTGPAFALDGVRFRYGPDRPPVVEDVGFRVDAGAIVALVGPNGAGKSTLLRLMLGALMPESGTVRYEGRPVGAWSRKDLAARIGVVPQIESLTFPVTVGELVAMGRYPHLGLWSPERPQDRQATRSALERCDLTDLVDRPVATLSGGERQRARIARALAQEPTTLVLDEPTAALDVRHEMAIFDLLDDIRRTEGVTVLMVTHNLNLAARYADRLVLLDRGRVVAEGPPSDVVRHEILQPVYRWPLTVQPHPGPGPDAGVPQVIPLRPDGG encoded by the coding sequence GTGACCGGGCCCGCCTTCGCACTCGACGGCGTACGATTCCGGTACGGCCCGGATCGTCCTCCCGTGGTGGAGGACGTGGGCTTCCGGGTGGACGCAGGGGCCATCGTCGCGCTGGTCGGGCCCAACGGGGCGGGCAAATCCACCCTGTTGCGCCTCATGCTGGGCGCGCTGATGCCGGAATCGGGCACGGTGCGGTACGAAGGCCGGCCGGTCGGGGCGTGGAGCCGCAAGGACCTGGCGGCCCGGATCGGCGTGGTCCCCCAGATCGAGTCCCTGACCTTCCCGGTCACCGTGGGCGAGCTCGTGGCGATGGGCCGCTACCCCCACCTGGGCCTGTGGTCACCGGAGCGCCCCCAGGACCGGCAGGCGACCCGATCGGCCCTGGAGCGCTGCGACCTGACGGACCTGGTCGATCGACCCGTGGCCACTCTGTCGGGGGGCGAACGCCAGCGGGCACGGATCGCCCGGGCCCTCGCGCAGGAACCCACCACCCTGGTGCTGGACGAGCCCACCGCCGCGCTCGACGTGCGGCACGAGATGGCCATCTTCGACCTGCTCGACGACATCCGCCGGACCGAAGGAGTCACCGTGCTGATGGTGACCCACAACCTCAACCTGGCCGCCCGCTACGCGGACCGGCTGGTCCTGCTGGACCGGGGACGGGTGGTGGCGGAGGGCCCGCCGTCGGACGTCGTCCGACACGAGATCCTCCAGCCCGTCTATCGCTGGCCGCTCACCGTGCAGCCCCATCCGGGGCCGGGGCCGGATGCGGGGGTGCCGCAGGTCATTCCGCTACGACCGGACGGGGGGTGA
- a CDS encoding DUF222 domain-containing protein: MGFAPASSSRRSRPHALAQHPSTPPAGAPAHVGPPLHPSPFELSNAELDALEDLSDEIASLAAQIDSATHRQLTLIADFDQRRGWELSGHITCAHWLAWRTGIDLGSAREKVRAARALPGLPQISAALQQGDLSFSKVRALTRVADADNETELLEIALGSTAHQLERVVRGWKRHDRLDESERERLRHRSRALAIFPDGDGMYVVKGRLDPEVGVLLMRALEAAADALFWKGPDLEGVEEGVTPEQRRADAVGLLAERALAAGLDQEGGGPDAPISGTRAGRYQVVLHVEAETLSAESEPGLSEMEDGTRVAAATARRIACDAGVVPITKSPVGRVLDVGRRTRSVPASIRRALETRDRGCRFPGCGRRFTDAHHILHWADGGPTALDNLILTCRTHHRLLHEGGWRVELEPDGRATFRGPTGKPIPVVPPLKRRTREEVVQMREELGISAAG; encoded by the coding sequence ATGGGCTTCGCTCCAGCTTCTTCTTCCAGACGCTCGCGTCCGCACGCCCTCGCGCAGCATCCCTCGACTCCTCCCGCCGGTGCGCCCGCACACGTCGGTCCTCCACTCCATCCTTCGCCCTTCGAACTGTCCAACGCCGAGCTGGACGCGCTCGAAGACCTGAGCGACGAGATCGCGTCGCTCGCCGCGCAGATCGACTCCGCGACGCACCGCCAGCTCACCCTGATCGCGGACTTCGACCAGCGACGGGGTTGGGAGCTGTCGGGTCACATCACGTGCGCCCACTGGTTGGCGTGGCGCACGGGAATCGATCTGGGCTCTGCGCGCGAGAAGGTGCGGGCGGCGCGCGCGCTGCCGGGGCTACCGCAGATCAGTGCCGCGCTGCAGCAGGGAGATCTGTCGTTCTCCAAGGTCCGCGCGCTCACGCGCGTGGCCGATGCGGACAACGAGACCGAGTTGCTCGAGATCGCGCTCGGCTCGACCGCCCATCAGTTGGAACGCGTCGTGCGCGGCTGGAAGCGACACGACCGTTTGGACGAATCCGAACGGGAGCGGCTGCGTCATCGCAGTCGTGCGCTCGCGATCTTCCCCGACGGGGACGGCATGTACGTCGTGAAGGGCCGGTTGGACCCGGAGGTGGGCGTGCTGCTGATGCGAGCGCTGGAGGCAGCCGCGGACGCGCTCTTCTGGAAGGGCCCCGACCTGGAGGGCGTCGAGGAGGGGGTGACCCCCGAGCAGCGGCGTGCCGACGCGGTGGGCCTGCTGGCCGAGCGCGCCTTGGCGGCCGGCCTCGACCAGGAGGGGGGCGGCCCGGACGCCCCGATCAGCGGCACGCGGGCCGGCCGCTACCAGGTGGTGCTGCATGTGGAGGCGGAGACCCTCAGCGCCGAGTCCGAGCCGGGCCTGTCCGAGATGGAGGACGGCACTCGCGTTGCCGCGGCAACGGCTCGGCGCATCGCATGCGACGCCGGCGTGGTGCCGATCACGAAGAGCCCGGTCGGACGGGTCCTGGATGTGGGACGGCGGACCCGGAGCGTCCCGGCCTCGATCCGACGGGCGCTGGAGACCCGAGACCGGGGATGCCGCTTCCCCGGCTGCGGCAGGCGGTTCACAGACGCACATCACATCCTGCATTGGGCCGACGGCGGCCCCACTGCGCTCGACAACCTGATCCTGACCTGTCGCACGCACCACCGGCTGCTGCACGAAGGGGGCTGGCGCGTGGAACTGGAGCCGGATGGGCGCGCCACCTTCCGGGGTCCGACCGGAAAGCCCATCCCGGTCGTGCCGCCGCTGAAGCGACGCACGCGGGAGGAGGTCGTGCAGATGCGCGAGGAGTTGGGGATCAGTGCGGCGGGTTGA
- a CDS encoding helix-turn-helix domain-containing protein produces the protein MQTPFAVLEAPEVVAGLTHPLRARILAGFREPHTAAGVARWLELPRQQVGHHVRALQEQGLLDTVAERRTGNFVAQVLQSSAAAYAVSPRVLGPAALDPSGLRDRFSSQYLAATAGRTLTELGALRDRADAQGKQLATLTVDTVVRFRDPESQAAFARELQDAVAALVARHHDADAPGGRPFRVLAHAYPRPTAAAADTAAAREVP, from the coding sequence ATGCAGACACCGTTCGCCGTTTTGGAGGCTCCCGAGGTGGTGGCCGGCCTCACCCACCCGCTCCGGGCCCGGATCCTGGCCGGATTCCGGGAGCCGCACACCGCTGCCGGGGTGGCCCGCTGGCTGGAGCTGCCGCGGCAGCAGGTGGGGCACCATGTGCGGGCGCTCCAGGAGCAGGGCCTGCTCGACACCGTCGCCGAGCGCCGGACCGGCAACTTCGTGGCCCAGGTCCTCCAGTCCTCGGCAGCCGCCTACGCCGTCTCTCCCAGGGTGCTGGGCCCGGCCGCGCTGGATCCATCAGGTCTGCGCGACCGCTTCTCCTCCCAGTACCTCGCGGCGACCGCGGGGCGGACCCTCACTGAGCTGGGAGCCCTGCGCGACCGGGCGGACGCCCAGGGGAAGCAGCTCGCAACACTGACGGTCGACACTGTCGTCCGCTTCCGGGACCCGGAGAGCCAGGCCGCCTTCGCCCGGGAGCTCCAGGACGCCGTCGCGGCCCTGGTGGCCCGACACCACGACGCGGACGCCCCTGGTGGCCGTCCGTTCCGCGTGCTGGCCCACGCCTACCCCCGCCCAACGGCGGCCGCGGCCGACACCGCTGCCGCCCGGGAGGTGCCATGA
- a CDS encoding SRPBCC domain-containing protein, with amino-acid sequence MTDPHDLRDERGASAAEHSASAGERSPSGDESSASADEHSRSAEEHTPFADERSPSAAPTSAPSRATLHGARPRSVEVAVQIQADPASAWEAISTARGLERWFPLEASIDAGDPGTITLAWGPDARGTARLGAWEEGRRLGWIESHGGDVEVTVDLHVEGRAGGTVVRVVQAGFDAESWDAYLDTLVSGWRYFLDHLAHALERHPGRDRTMVWARRPVTLGRQACWDRILGKDGLLELSEGVGGPDRPDGEAAVRASARIWSGPAARIRQVTPGIHVAALVPDLEDALLFLELEPGGDRFHLGVWLSLYGDSRNLAKELQAELDRALDGMDLQA; translated from the coding sequence ATGACCGACCCCCACGACCTGCGGGACGAGCGCGGCGCGTCCGCCGCCGAGCACAGCGCATCCGCCGGCGAGCGCAGCCCATCCGGTGACGAGAGCAGCGCATCCGCCGACGAGCACAGCCGGTCCGCGGAGGAGCACACCCCGTTCGCTGACGAGCGCAGCCCGTCCGCCGCCCCGACCTCGGCCCCCTCGCGAGCCACACTCCACGGGGCTCGACCCCGGTCGGTGGAGGTAGCCGTGCAGATCCAGGCGGACCCCGCGAGTGCGTGGGAGGCGATCAGCACCGCCCGCGGCCTGGAGCGCTGGTTCCCGCTCGAGGCCTCGATCGACGCCGGCGATCCCGGGACCATCACGCTGGCCTGGGGGCCCGACGCCAGGGGGACGGCCCGGCTCGGCGCCTGGGAGGAGGGGCGCCGCCTCGGGTGGATCGAGTCCCACGGTGGGGACGTCGAGGTCACGGTCGACCTCCACGTGGAAGGGCGGGCCGGCGGCACCGTGGTCCGGGTGGTCCAGGCCGGCTTCGACGCCGAGTCCTGGGACGCCTACCTGGACACGCTCGTGTCGGGCTGGCGCTACTTCCTGGACCACCTGGCCCACGCCCTGGAGCGCCACCCGGGGCGGGACCGCACCATGGTCTGGGCCCGCCGCCCCGTCACCCTCGGCCGCCAGGCATGCTGGGACCGCATCCTGGGGAAGGATGGCCTGCTGGAGCTCTCCGAGGGGGTGGGCGGGCCCGATCGCCCGGATGGGGAGGCCGCGGTGCGTGCCTCGGCGCGGATCTGGAGCGGCCCGGCAGCCCGGATCCGGCAGGTCACGCCCGGCATCCACGTGGCTGCGCTGGTTCCGGACCTGGAGGATGCGCTCCTGTTCCTCGAGCTGGAGCCCGGCGGCGACCGGTTCCACCTCGGGGTGTGGCTGTCCCTCTACGGTGACAGCCGGAACCTCGCCAAGGAGCTCCAGGCCGAGCTGGACCGCGCCCTGGACGGGATGGATCTGCAGGCCTGA